One window from the genome of Pempheris klunzingeri isolate RE-2024b chromosome 7, fPemKlu1.hap1, whole genome shotgun sequence encodes:
- the LOC139203667 gene encoding AP-3 complex subunit sigma-1: protein MIKAILIFNNHGKPRLSKFYEHYSEDTEQQIIRETFHLVSKRDENVCNFLEGGMLIGGSDYKLIYRHYATLYFVFCVDSSESELGILDLIQVFVETLDKCFENVCELDLIFHVDKVHNILAEMVMGGMVLETNMNEIITQVDAQNKMEKSEAGIAGAPARAVSAVKNMNLPEMPRNINIGDISIKVPNLPSFK from the exons ATGATAAAAGCCATTTTAATATTCAACAACCACGGGAAACCGAGGCTTTCTAAATTCTACGAGCATTAT AGCGAAGACACGGAGCAACAGATCATCAGGGAAACCTTCCACTTGGTCTCAAAAAGAGATGAGAACGTCTGTAATTTCCTAGAAGGTGGAAT GTTGATTGGAGGATCAGACTACAAGCTGATCTACAGACACTACGCCacactgtactttgtgttttgtgtggacTCTTCAGAGAGCGAACTAGGAATTTTAGACTTAATCCAG gtaTTTGTCGAAACGCTGGACAAATGCTTTGAGAATGTCTGTGAGCTTGACTTAATTTTCCATGTAGACAAG GTCCACAACATTCTGGCAGAGATGGTGATGGGCGGGATGGTCCTGGAGACCAACATGAATGAAATCATCACACAGGTGGACGCCCAGAACAAGATGGAGAAGTCTGAG gccgGTATTGCAGGAGCACCTGCTCGTGCCGTATCAGCTGTAAAGAACATGAACCTCCCGGAAATGCCCAGAAACATCAACATTGGTGACATCAGCATAAAAGTGCCAAATTTACCTTCCTTCAAATAG